The Corvus hawaiiensis isolate bCorHaw1 chromosome 1, bCorHaw1.pri.cur, whole genome shotgun sequence genomic sequence GGGGGGGTGACAAGTGCCACCCTCAAGGGGACACCCCCAAAAAGGTCATGGAGGGGTTGTCCTTCGTGCAACCCTGGTGTCCCCGAGCTGTGACAGATTTTGGGGGTGTCCCCTTTtttcccaggcagagcaggggggtGACAAGGGGTGGCAGCGCTGGCTGAGGGGGTGACAGCGCCAGGTGAGGGGGTGGCAGGCCCCGGCCTGTCCCCAAACACCCCCTCCACGTCCCCTTTTCCCGGCTGGTGTCCCCGTGAGCGTGCTGTCCCCGCGTGCGTGTGCGTCCGTCCCCTTCATGGCATCGTGCGAATCCCTCGCTGAAGCAAGAagacaaaaaccaccaaaaaaaaagaaaaaaaaaaaaatcaaaactcaaaataaaaaaaaaaaaaaccaaaacgcGGTTCTGGTTCAGACcaggtgggggaaaaaaaaaaaaaaaagacaacaacaaaaaaagaggaaaatgtgtaaaaaccatgaaaaaaagcccaaatccaAGCGCTGCCTGCATCGTGCATGTGTCGGAGGCGCCCGCTGCATGCGCTCCCTGCTTTACTCGTCTGGATGTTGTTtcaaaaacaggaaaaaagaaaaaaaaaaaaaaaaaaggctacgACTCtgcaaaggacaaaaaaaaaaaaatttaaaaagaacaaacGGAGAAAAAAAAgcgaaaaaaccacaaaaaaaaaaagaaaaacgacGAATTTCTGGTTCTCTCTAGAggctgttttggggtttctACGCCGTCgtgtgtctctctctctctctctcttttccgcATGAATTTTCTCGTGaactgttttaaaaaggaaataaaacccacgaaaaaaggaaaaaaaagaaaaaaaaaggaaaaaaaaaaaagagttgaaaacgcagggggaaaaaaatgaagaaaaaagggacaaaatgaagaaaaaaggggagaaaaatgaagaaaaaagggaaaaatgaagaaaaaaggggaaaaactgaagaaaaaaggggaaaaaatggagaaaaagaattaaaaaaaaaaaaaaagccttgcaCAGGGGGAAggcgggggaggggagggaggggaccccccccaccctgtgccaccctgtgccacccccgcCCCGCCGTGTCCCCCGTGTCGCCGTGGATGCCATGGGTAGTTGTGTGTGACCGTTGTAATTGCAAATCCCGTGACAAAAGGgttgctttttattcttttcctttttccctttataactttttcttttctatcgGAGTGTCTGgctttaataaaattaattttttttttttttttggcctctttctcttttttctggacccctttttcctccccacccccccaatttttctccttcccaccccaggTTGGGAATCATCTCGCTCTGATGAGGATGGGACATCCCCAATTCTGTTGTTTCCTCCCCACAAGCTcagagaaaaatgggatttatcCTCCCATGGATAAATCCTTCCTGGAATAAAAATTCCCGGACCCTCAGCACCAGGAATTTGGGGTCTCTGCCcgccccccccccaccccaaaaaaaccatgGCAATGAATACCAGCAAAACCTTGAATAACCAGTTTATTTCCAATATATAGACCAGGACTggaggtggggggggagggggggcaaAGCAGGGAGATTTTTTgcgttggtttggggtttttttcctcttttttgcagtttttgcaGATCCCGACGGGGCCATCGCgccgggaatgggatgggaaagggtttgggggggggggggacatgCAGGAGGGTTTTAAAAAGTCACCACTGGTCCAGCACGTCCCCTGCTCGGGGCTGGCCTTTCCGCTGAGCAAAACTTCTTAAAAAATCCTTATAAATCCTTTGGGATATGTTACAGGGGCAGAGACGATATTTACAGGGAAaatcaatcaaacaaacaaacaaacaaaaaaaaacccagaaaaaatcgaaagaaaagaaaaacaacaacaaaaaaatacgACTTTACAGCAAATATTTGCATAACGTATGAGAACGACACGGAGAGACGGTGACGGGAGGTGACACGAGGCCACCACCGAGCTGGTGGCACTTGTGTCCCCGCCTGGCCAGGCCGGGGGGTCCCCCCCACCCCGCGCCCCCTTCCTAAAGTGCTTCTGGCCTGGGGGGCAGCAAGGGGACAGCGATGgccggggacagggacattccAGGACGTGCCACACGAGGCCCCCGAGTGTCTTGGGGGGTAAAGGATGGCAATgtccccctcccagccctgccacagggTGTCCCCTCTCAGTGccagcccctccctggcccCTTGGGACCCCCAAAGGGCCCCCCCCCCGGCTCAGTagaggcccccccccccccatcccccagGTCAGGGTGACAGCGCTGAGGTCCCCAAGGGACCCCAGTACACGGGAAGGGGGGTGGTCTCTGACACGGCATCCCCAGGGCGTGGAGAGGCTCTGACACTGAGGTGCCCAGGgtcccccagggcaggggtcTCTCATCGAGGTCCCCAGGGTCCCTGAGGTCCCCAGGGTCCCCCAGCACACAGGGGTCTGTGACATTGAGGTGCCCAGGGTCCCCCAAAGCAGGGGTCTCTGACACTGAGGTCCCCAGGGTCCCCCAGAGCAGGGGTCTCTGACATCGAGGTCCCCAGGGTCCCTGAGGTCCCCAGGGTCCCCCAGCACACAGGGGTCTGTGACACCGACGTCCCCAGGGTCCCCAAGCCGGGGCAGGTCCCCGGCCGGAGCAGCCACAGCGCCCAGGGAAGTGCCCGCACTTCGCTCCGCCGcggctggggacagcagggccaCCACCACGGGGGGACAGTCCCCGTGAGCCCCCACGCccctcctggcactgcctgggggctgggggagcgCGCAGTGGGACCGCCGAGGGAGCCCGCTGGTCCCCAAAGCGTGGGGGACGAGGTGGCTTTGTCGTGTCCCCCCGCCCCGGGACCTGTTAAATAGAGCAGCTTGTCCAGAGCACAATTAAATACAGGGACAAGGGACAGTCCTTAAATTAAACACTGGCCgggggtggggcgggggggTCAGAGACACTGCGGGAAGCGCAGGGGCGCCggggggccggggctgcccgggggGCTCTTGGTGGCAGTGCCGGCGCCGGCAGTGCCaggcggggccggagcggcggccgcgggccgGGCTTTGGTGGACTCCAGGCTGCTGAGCCCCGAGTCCTTGTCGCGACAGGGTCCCGGGGTCCCCTCGAGTCCCCGCGGCTCCTTCCACTCGTTGAAGTTGAGGTCCTTGAGGCCGCCGGGCACCACGACCGTGTGCCGGCGCCAGCTGCTCTTCTTGCGGCGGGTCTCGGGGGAGTGCGCCCGGCGCAGGCGGACCCCCATGTCATCGGCGGAGCCCCGCAGGTGCTGCCGGAGCTGCTCTCGCAGCGAGGGCCTCCCTGGGGCCACCCAGCTCTGCTCGTCCCCGCTGGCCACCGCGGCGGTGTCCCCAgccggccgcggccgccccaGCTTCCTGCGGGCCAGCGTGTCGCACTGGATCAGGCGGTGCGAGTTGAAGGAGGCGCGGCCCAGGGGTGACTTGTCCTCGCCACCTGTCCCCACCTCGGCCTGTCCCGGCCGCGGCCGGGCGCCCTCGCGGCTCTCCGTGTCCGTCTCCATGTGGCTGAGCTCGCTGCGCTCGTCATCCGCCTCCTCGCCGCGGCTCCCGGCCACCGAGTGCAGCTCGGAGCACAGGCTGCGGTCCATGGTGGACAGCGTGGAGTAGCCGGACACGATGGAGCGGGCGTCCGGCGGCGGCTCGGACCCGGCGCCCGCGGGATCCGCGGAGCATTCCCGCTCCATGCCGGCCGCGCTGGGAGCCGCCGGCTCGGTGCTGGTGTCGCGGGGCGCTTTGCCGGGGGTCACCGCGGggccctcctgctcctgctgccggCCCGGGCTGTCCCTGCGCTCCGCGTCGTCGTCGGTGCTGCTCCCCACGCCTTCGGCctctctcctcttcttcctcttgcGGGCGGCGGCCGAGACGAAGGGGATGGCGAGGAGCTCCCGGTGCGGCGGCGCTTTGCGCGACGGCCACGTGCCCTGGaaggaggggacagcggggtcaAGGACGGCGGCGACACGGACAGGGACGGGCTCCGCCCCCGCGTCCccaccctgccagccccagcccgggaCCCCTCTCACCTTCGGTTTGGCGGAGCCGCTGCGGGTCGAGCCTGGAaagcagaggggagaggggggttAGAGGGGTCCCGGGAGGGGGAGGAAatgtgctggggaggggtctggggTCGAGCGGGGGATGCTGCTCCGTTCCTCCAAACCGGGACGGGGACATGCCGGGGCTGTCACACCGGCTGGCCTCTGGCAGGGTCGTGTCAGGACGTGCCAGGAGTGGTTCCGGTGGTCACAGGGGGTCCCTGGCATTGGTCGCCCACTGCAGAGCCCCAGGGTGGGGACTGGGGACCAGGGGGACACACGCAGgcacacacagccaggacacACAGCCGGGACCCCCGCGGCGGGACCCCAACCCTCCCGTGGCCACAGGGCACAGAGGGGACGAGGGACAGGAGCGTGGGGAGGTGGCTCCGTGCTACGCCCAACCTCACAGCGGGGTCCGGGGTGGGCTGGGACAGGCCGGGGAGTTAAGGAGTAaagaggggacacagaggggacacagaggggacacagaggggacacagaggggacaggcagccctggccctgctgccgcAGTGTGAAGGACAAGGACAGGACACAGACCCCTCTCCCGCCCCACATGCCCAGGATGGGGTTAGCAGCTGCTGACAACGAGAGAGGGGGAGGCAGAAAGGGGGTGCTGACCCTCCCGGGGGCTTTGGGACCCTCACACCCCAGAATCTGAGTGTTCCAGGATACCCCACACCCATCCCTGCGGTGGGATGCCACCACAGGCGCTGGCCAACGATGTGGGAGAAGCAGAGTGAAAGGATTTggggctcctcagcagcccctgCTGATGTTGGAGACCCTGGGGACAGTGCCAGGCAGGACAGGGTCCCCTCCCCTCCCGCTGTCCCCGTCCTGCTGCTCCCGCTCTCTCGTGGTCCCCCCAAGGGTTAGTGCGTGAGCAATGCACCCGGGATCAGACTGTACCCGCTCTAGCTCTCGAGGAGGTCcgctggaggaggaagaggaggaggaggaggaagaggacagcacagagaaggtcaaggaaagaatggaagaaaTCAGTCCAACGTCAAAGGCTCCCGGTCTCCAGGTTTGGCAGCTCGGGCACGGGCGGGGGTCCCGCGGGGCAGGGCGCTGCCAGGGCGCCCTGAGGGACAAGGAGCGGCCACCAGAGAGAAGGGTGACAggacagggagggcagggggctcGTCGGGCATCCCCAGGGGGGTTGTTCCCATTTTTTGGAGAGGAGGGCACCGGGATGTCCCACTCCAGCACACACAGGTTGGCCGTGGCTGTGGCGAGCCAGGCTGGGTGCCCACAGAGgtgggcaggcagggacagagagtCAGGAGGGGCACTCCGGGGTGCCAGGAGTGGAGGGGACGATGCCAGGGCCGCTGCCCCTCACCTGCGGCATCACCGGGCGCCGCCGTCCTGCCGATGTTGGGCAGCAGGTACTCGATGTTGGGCACGGACTGAGCCTCCTTCTCATCCACGGGGGTCTGCGGGGTGAAAAAGGGCATCAGGGGGCTGCCAACGgccccccccagctcccaacCGGGAATCTGCACCCCCCTGGCCCACAGTGAGACCCCCCCGAGGCGGGGCACGACTCACCTTCTCGCCCTTGTCCTCCTTGTCACTGAAGAACCAGTCCGACTGTGGGGGGAGACGGGACAGGGGTCACAGCCCGGCCAGTAGCGCCGTCCCCATTCCTGGGGTGCAGATCCgcccctccccagccaggcCAGTGCCCCCTTGCCCATCCAGGGGTGCCACTCACGTGCTGGATGAGGGTCTCCACGATCTTGTAGCGGTCAGGCATGTGCGTCACCATGTCGGTCATGTTGTCCTCGGACGTTCGCACCAGCGTGGGGCCGAACACCAGCGCCAGGTTCCGGGGCTCCATCTGCCACCAGAGCCGggtcagagctgagcccagccccGGCCGGGGGGCTCCAGGTGGGGCAGGAGATTCCCAGGGTGGGGTGGTCAGTACCTTGTTCTTCTCTGAGTGGTCAGCGATGGTCTTCAGGTGGCCCACCAGGAATTTGAGGGTCTCGTAGTAGTGGCCTGGCAGGTCCCGGATCTGTGGGGAGGCACCGGTCACTCCTCTGCTCGCTGGCCCCACCCaaggggggctgcaggggggtgttgtccccaccccagccctTGTCCCATGGCCCTACCAGCTTCCGCAGCGTTCTCATCCTCTCGCTGGCATCCTCGATCCGGTTGGCTTCGATAAAGTCGTTGTATTTATCTGGAAGGGGACACGAGGGTGTCACAGCTGGGTGGAGGGGACAGGCCACCCCCTCACAGTTGGGGACCCCCGGATGAACCCGCTGGAGATACTGGGGAAGGGTCTCAGTGCTGGTCCCACTGCAGGGCAAGGAGGGACAAGGACAAGAGGCCTCGGTGATGGGGGGGGGTCTGCAGACCTGTCCCCAGTGCAGGGGGATGGGGTCTGGGGCTGCCTGGTACCGCTGGCACAGGGCCACTGGTGGCCACCCGGGGGGCTCTGGTGgccacaggggacagggactcACCGTCGGTGAAGAGGGGCTCGGGCAGCTTTCGGAAGAAGGATTTCAAGAGGCTGCTGATGACGTTCAGGTCCTGCCACCGCTGCAGGGGACACAAGAGGCTGCTCAGAGGGGACACCAGGAACACGCGGGGGCCAGCGGGAGGAAGTCCCCAAACCAGGGACAGCCCCGGCGACAGGCAGGGACAAAGCCCTGAGCCACGGCAGCGGCGTGGCCAGATGACAAAAGTGTCCCCAGGATGGCACCGACAGCGCTGGCACCGACCGCCAGGCGGCCCCGGAACTCCAGGGACGGGCACGGGGACGGAAACGGGGAATGACGGAGACAGGGAGGAGGGGGACTGGGAGGACGGGGACTGGGATGatgatggggacagggaggaggggGACTGGGAAGAGGGGGACAGGGATAATGGGGACTGGGAGGAGGGGGACTGGGAGGATGGGGACTGGGATAACGGGGACTGGGaggagggggacagggaggagggggacagggatgaagatggggacagggaggatgGGGACTGGGATAGCGGGGACTGGGATAACGGGGACAgggaggatggggacagggatgaggatggggacagggaggaggggGACTGGGAGGAGGGGGACTGGGAGGAAGGGGACTGGGAGGAAGGGGACTGGGAGGATGGGGACTGGGATGatgatggggacagggaggatgGGGACTGGGAAGAGGGGCATAGGGAGGAGGGGGACTGGGATGatgatggggacagggaggatggggacagggaggatgGATACAGGGATGATGGGGACTGGGATGATGGGGACTGGgaggagagggactgggaggagagggactgggaggatggggactgggaggagagggacagggagaagggggacagggagaagggggacagggaggatgGAAATGGGGAATGATGGATACAGGGAGGATGGGGACTGGGATGATGCAAACAGGGAGGATGGGGACTGGGTGGATGGGGACTgggaggatggggacagggatgatGATGGTGACAGGGATGATGATGGGGACTGGGAGGATGGGGACTgggaggatggggacagggatgaggatgggaacagggaggatggggacagggaggatggggacagggaggatgatggggacagggaggatgatggggacagggaggatgGGGACTGAGATGatgatggggacagggagaagggggacagggaggatggggacagggaggatggggacagggatgatgatggggacagggatgatAATGATGGGATTGGGATAATGGGGACAAGGATGATGACAGAAACAGAGATGACGGGGACAAGGATAATGATGGGGATAAGGATGATGCCAGAGACCGGGATAATGGGGACAAGGATGTTGATGGAGACAGGGatgatggggacagggatgatGACAGTGACAAGGATGATGACAGGAACGGGGATGATAACCAGGACTGGGATGatgatggggacaggggacaaggATGATGATGAGGACAGGGATGATAACAAGGGCTGGGATGatgatggggacagggatgatGATGGATACAGGGATAATGGGGACAGGAATGATGGAAATGGGGATGatgatgggaacagggatgatAACAAGGGCTGGGATGAtgatggggacaggggtggTGACACAGACCAGGAGAGCATTCCAGAGGCATGATAGGGATGGGGACCGGGATGGGGCCAGCCATGGGGACAGTCACCTGCCCCGCCCTCACCTCGTCCTGCAGGTTGATCTCGGTGGCTCCCTTgttgagctgctcctgcaggctggACACCACCGCGTTGTTGCCGGGCACGCGGTAGATGCCCATGTACTCCAGCCCCCGGTCCTCCACCACCTTGCAGCATGCTTCCACGATCAGGGGCACATtctgaggggacagggatgggctcagggggtgctggggctgtgcagggtcCCCGAGGGCTTGGCGGTGCCGGCGTGGCCGTACCTTGTTGTCCGGGGCAGGTTGACAATCCTCCAGCCTCACGCCAAAGGCGCGCGGGGCAgatttcttgttcttcttcatGATATTGATGCCCCACGGGGCTTTTTGGGAGCTGCTTTCAtctggggtgggaggggaaaaaacccacggGATCACTTGGGATAAATGGGAAGAGGATCCCGACAGGGATTAGCACCACCGCAGCCCCAGGGGGACACAAAGCACCCACATTTTGCTGTCCTGGGGTGTCCCACGCACCTTTCGTGACGGCCGCGTCCTGCCTGGGGGACCGGGGCGCGCTGGTTCCCGTCTGCTTGAGGAACTCGGCTCGGATCCCCAGCCCGCGAGGGCCCTTGGGCGACGAGTCAGGCTTGGTGCccgcagggctgcagggagagcgGGGAGGGCTCAGCTGGGGCACGGCCGGCGGCACCAACCCGGCACAAAACCTCCCAGGAAACACTGCCGGCATCACTCGCAGGCTTCCCGGCAGCCCACGGAGACCCCCGGGGAGCACCGAGCTGCTCCGACCCTTGTTAGAAGTGCCAGGTGCCACCTTGGCCGACCCCAAGCCAAGCCGGGTGCGGGCGGCTCTTCCATCACTGCCCCATCCAGGGAGCCGCCGGCTTTGCTCCGTCACTGTCACCCCGGGGTGACCAGCGCCCCGGGGGTCTCGGTGCCCACCACCCCGGTCCGTACCTCACTTTCCGGTAGTCGTTTAACTTCTTGCTGATAAGGGCTTGGCTGGCAAAACCGGGGTCCTGGGGAGGCAGAGAgaagaggggaagggagagctTGAGCAGCGCGTCCGCCGGACACCCCCGGGCAAGTCCACGCTCTGCCGGGCACCACACGGGGCCGGCCGGCAGCAGGCAAGGGCAGCACCAGGTCCccgctgccctgggacagccagTGCCCAGCAGTGCTCGCCGTCCCACCGCTGTCCATCGCTCCAGGCCACGGAGTGGGGTCCGAGccggacacacacacacacacacctccatCGACCCGCGCCACTGCACCGCGCCACCTCCACGGGCACGGATCCATCCATGCGGGATGCTCCCGACAGCACCGCAGTGCCAGGGTTTGCCCAGACAGCTCCACGCGTTCCGACCCGGCAGCACCGTCCGGTTCCAACCCCGGCAGCACCGTCCGGTTCCAACCCCGGCAGCACCGTCCGGTTCCGACCCAGCAGCACCGTCCGGTTCCAACCACGGCAGCACCGTCCGGTTCCAACCCCGGCAGCACCGTCCGGTTCCAACCACGGCAGCACCGTCCGGTTCCGACCCAGCAGCACCGTCCGGTTCCAACCACGGCAGCACCGTCTGGTTCCGACCCAGCAGCACTGTCCGGTTCCAACCCCGGCAGCACCGTCCGGTTCCGACCCAGCAGCACCGTCCGGTTCCAACCACGGCAGCACCGTCCGGTTCCGACCCAGCAGCACTGTCCGGTTCCAACCCCGGCAGCACCGTCCGGTTCCGACCCAGCAGCACCGTCCGGTTCCAACCACGGCAGCACCGTCCGGTTCCGACCCGGCAGCACCGTCCGGTTCCAACCACGGCAGCACCGCCCCCGCTGAGCCCCCGGTGCCCTCTGGCACGGGGCTGTGCCACAGACAACCAGAGACCGCTCCGAGCTCAACGCGCCCTCCAGGGCCGGAGCCTGCCACTGACACCAAACCGAGCCACCGCCGCACCGCTGCTGGCCCAGCGCCAGCACAGCCAACCCATGGATCTCCCCCTGGAGCCCAGAGCGGCCCCGGGGGTGGCTCTGCTCATCTCAGACCCGAGCGACTTCACACAGCCCacggctgcccagggagggctcAGCCTCGGCAGCACCACGAGGGCACCATGCCCGGACCTCTCTCCACGAACGGAGCCAAGTTAAACCATGGCAGGGACACATCAAACCATGACAAGGACACGTCACACCATGGCACAGCCACGTCAAACCACGTCAGAGCCACGTCAAATCATGGCAGGGACACATCAAACCATGGCACAGCCACATTACACCGTGGTGGGGACGCATCAAACCATGGCACAGCCATGGCACACCACGGCACAGCCATGTCACGCCTCACCAAAGCCATGTCACACCATGGCAGAGCCACACCAGACCTCGGCAGAGCCACACGGGCTCCTCTGCCACCACACGACCAAACACCAGAACGGTGGAAccggcgccggccccgcccggaGAGACATGGACCCTCCGCAGAGCCACATCCCGCGCACCCTGCCCCGGCCGAGGCCGCGGGGCCACGCTCTTCTTGGACGCCACGAGCCCCCATGCACCCCTGGGAGCACGGCACGGGCCTGGCCGTGGCCTGGGGAAGCAGCACAAGGCAAAGAGCCGGAGAGAGCCGAGGCGGTTAGTGCCGGGAGAGCCAGAGGCAGCCGGGAGCCCCATGTGGCTCTCACCTCGCCCTCAGCCTTGCTGTTCTCCCTGATGACTTTGATCCAGGCCAGCATGTCTTCCCGATCCTCTGCCTGAAAGAGATATTCACAGAAGTCAGCGGTCGTCAGGCGGAAGACGTGCTTCCTCTTGGTCTCGCTGTAGGAGATGTCCACCAGGCACGCTTGGATGCTGATCGGCGGCTCCTCCTCACCTGGGGCCGGGGCGCAGGTCACCGCCTCCCGCCTGTCCTTGCACAGGTACAGCGAGTGGGTGCGCAGCACGGCGAAGACGCGCTTCCACTGCCGGATGCCTCCGCCGACCTTCTGCGGGGAGAAGGGATGGAGCGCCGGCCTCAGGGAGcggcccccccgcgccgccgccgagCTCCGGGCTGGGGGCAAACCCCGCCTACCTTCCCCTTTTTGGTGAGGATCTGCTTGCAGTGGAGCCAGCCCTCCTTCCTCACGGCGCTGAACGGCACGTCCGAGAGGTCGGAGGTTGAGTGTCTTTTGGAACGGGCGTCTTCGGACGAGCCCAAACTGTCCAGAGACTGCGAGGGAGGACACGGCGGGGAGGTGTTGGGGTGATGCCATGGGCACCCCCCCGCTCCACCAGGCAGCCCCCTCACTCTTTagggcagcccccagcacagcactcaCCCCATCGGTGAAGAAGCTCCTCAGCATGCGGAGGCTGGGGACCCGGCTGGGCATCCTCCTGGGGGGAGAGCAGCCCCCGTCAGCGGGAGAGGTGGGAGCTGGGGGGTGGCGGGACCGGGACGGGGGTCCAGCCCTACCTTAGGATCTTCCCCTCATCCCGAAATGCGTTCAGACCGTCGTCGCAGGACTTGGAGCGCTCGGTGGTGATGGCCAGCAGGTAGGAGGAGCGGCGGCCCGCCTTGATGCTGCCTGCGGTGGGGAGGGGGCGAAGCCCGCCCTGCTCAGCCCGggggggcagggcagggctctggggcgGGGGGCTGCTCCCCTCGGGGACTCCCAGGGTGGTTCCCCCTGCCCAGCACTTACTGCAATCCTGGGAGTAGTGCCGGGACAGGGCAAAGGCGAAGGTAGGTGACGCGGGGCTGGTGGCCACGGCGGGTGCTGAGTTCATGGCGCTGGACACCACCGAGGAGGCCGGGACGTGCTTGGCCTTCAGGTCgatgctggggctggtgggTTCGTCTGTGAGGGGCGTGGGCAGTGTTGGAGGGGGGGTTGGGGCAGGGGAAGTCCCTGCTGAGACCCCCTGGCACTTCTGGGTTTGTAGGTGTCAGGATTGTGCTGGGGACACGCTCCCACCCCCAGGAGCTGATGGGGTACCCGGACCCTCACCCACAGCAACCCTGCGACCCCCCATCCGCACTCcaccccctcccttcccaccccatccaGCTCCGTCCccgggagcagggacagggcagaggTTTGGCTTCCCAAACCCATCTGGGTCCTGGGCAGGGAGATCCCAGgtgaggcagggacagggacagccctgtccccactTGGAGCAGGGTAGGAGCCTGCAGGGCTCCAGTTCACACCAGTAaggagcaccagcagctgggcagggggtgCAGGACAGAAGGGAGGGGTGAATGTGCTCAAACCCAGACCCTGGCACCCCATTACCGACCCCAGCCCTGCTTGGGGACAGCAAATCCGGAGGGGTGTGGGGCATTGTGGAGTGCAGAGGGGTGCAGGACACTGTGGGGTGTGGGACACTGCGGGGTGCCAGGCATTGGGGGTGCCGCTGGTGCATCCCCTTCCCATCCCCACACTCGCCACGGATGGGTGTTCTGGAATTCTGACCCCCAAAAGTGCCCTCCCTGGCACAGGACCTCCTAAATCCCTTCCCGCAGGTGACCAGCGAGCCCCCCCCCCCGGACTCACCGATGAAGGGGATGGACGCCAGCGAGTCCTCGGGGGCCGCCAAGGGAGC encodes the following:
- the ARHGAP23 gene encoding rho GTPase-activating protein 23 isoform X3, with product MWDEHPTPGRRDGASPNASVPPEGGSFPWVGPKTVALRKSPQGGFGFTLRHFIVYPPESAVHSAKEEENGNRAGPPRSRLEPMDTIFVKNVREDGPAHQAGLRTGDRLVKVNGESIVGKTYSQVIALIQNSDDVLELSIMPKDEDILQLAYSQDAYLKGNEPYSGGAQSIPEPPPICYPRKTYPFQARGAEPAPGQPPDPRAPRPAITGPSSPLGARSDSGGSPAHRPEEPQPGGPPGLPAAPHGHPGSFSRPACPANVSSSVPDRYGMSPAAASCYGVPKHLPEHRTHCGFKEGVGGLSGAGRPPRDVSGAQRVPGRQECQQALSRWFCSQEPRRSASEERRHAMPRYRSVSQDRLGGSGAAAPRGWPHSASHDTLLQPSREGWAPRARSDHYLSRYGRSMEALEPSALLSSHLDRSAWPPERLCRAAVAVAAAGQPIPPGSIAASSSSSSSSREAPPVQKHPSQPNLQSVDDSGYIGYRSYSPSFQRRTGLLHALSCRDPAFGGLPTFSIAQRAVVAPLRDSVVSPVTPPAATPPVPSAPREPRPEGNRVSEQPEERREEVVLRQKPPTGRKVPAPLRQMNFVFPEGVKDTDICDPAGATGRGDRPGSERQGRRVAPLAAPEDSLASIPFIDEPTSPSIDLKAKHVPASSVVSSAMNSAPAVATSPASPTFAFALSRHYSQDCSSIKAGRRSSYLLAITTERSKSCDDGLNAFRDEGKILRRMPSRVPSLRMLRSFFTDGSLDSLGSSEDARSKRHSTSDLSDVPFSAVRKEGWLHCKQILTKKGKKVGGGIRQWKRVFAVLRTHSLYLCKDRREAVTCAPAPGEEEPPISIQACLVDISYSETKRKHVFRLTTADFCEYLFQAEDREDMLAWIKVIRENSKAEGEDPGFASQALISKKLNDYRKVSPAGTKPDSSPKGPRGLGIRAEFLKQTGTSAPRSPRQDAAVTKDESSSQKAPWGINIMKKNKKSAPRAFGVRLEDCQPAPDNKNVPLIVEACCKVVEDRGLEYMGIYRVPGNNAVVSSLQEQLNKGATEINLQDERWQDLNVISSLLKSFFRKLPEPLFTDDKYNDFIEANRIEDASERMRTLRKLIRDLPGHYYETLKFLVGHLKTIADHSEKNKMEPRNLALVFGPTLVRTSEDNMTDMVTHMPDRYKIVETLIQHSDWFFSDKEDKGEKTPVDEKEAQSVPNIEYLLPNIGRTAAPGDAAGSTRSGSAKPKGTWPSRKAPPHRELLAIPFVSAAARKRKKRREAEGVGSSTDDDAERRDSPGRQQEQEGPAVTPGKAPRDTSTEPAAPSAAGMERECSADPAGAGSEPPPDARSIVSGYSTLSTMDRSLCSELHSVAGSRGEEADDERSELSHMETDTESREGARPRPGQAEVGTGGEDKSPLGRASFNSHRLIQCDTLARRKLGRPRPAGDTAAVASGDEQSWVAPGRPSLREQLRQHLRGSADDMGVRLRRAHSPETRRKKSSWRRHTVVVPGGLKDLNFNEWKEPRGLEGTPGPCRDKDSGLSSLESTKARPAAAAPAPPGTAGAGTATKSPPGSPGPPAPLRFPQCL